A single window of Aphidius gifuensis isolate YNYX2018 linkage group LG1, ASM1490517v1, whole genome shotgun sequence DNA harbors:
- the LOC122855400 gene encoding dynamin isoform X2, whose translation MAGNSGMEQLIPIVNKLQDAFTQLGVSMQLDLPQIAVVGGQSAGKSSVLENFVGKDFLPRGSGIVTRRPLILQLINSITESAEFLHCKGKKFVDFDEVRKEIEAETDRVTGNNKGISNIPINLRVYSPNVLNLTLIDLPGLTKVPIGDQPADIENQIKAMIFQFIRKDNCLILAVTPANTDLANSDALKLAKEVDPQGVRTIGVITKLDLMDEGTDARDILENKLLPLRRGYIGVVNRSQKDIEGRKDIKNALAAERKFFLSHPSYRHLADRLGTPFLQRALNQQLTNHIRDTLPALRDRLQKQQLTLEKDVEQYKHFRPDDPAIKTKAMLQMIQQLQSDFERTIEGSGSAQINTMELSGGAKINRLFHERFPFEIVKMEFDEKELRREIAFAIRNIHGIRVGLFTPDMAFEAIVKKQIDRLKEPSLKCVDLVVQELSNVVRICTDRMARYPRLREETERIITSYVRQRDQLCKEQLVLLVDCELAYMNTNHEDFIGFANAAASIYNASAQQSSENAVKAGRHTLGNQVIRKGYMCIHNLGIMKGGSRDYWFVLTSESISWFKDEEEREKKYMLPLDGLKLRDLEQGFMSRRHLFALFNPEGRNVYKDYKQLELSCETQDDVDSWKASFLRAGVYPEKATESANGDGEEGYEGGSEAQSSMDPQLERQVETIRNLVDSYMKIVTKTTRDLVPKTIMHLIINNAKDFINGELLAHLYASGDQSSMMEESQEEAQKREEMLRMYHACKEALRIIGDVSMATVTTPVPPPVKNDWLASAENPSYGLSPPSPGGPRRGVSQPPAPASARAPPPVPGGGRPAPAIPNRPGPGGAPPPRGQGGALPPPLIPSRGGLQQRVTQAATQAAANAAVNELMDAFRIKRPVPNIPPRIPDRPYSGRLN comes from the exons atggCTGGTAATTCTGGTATGGAGCAATTGAtaccaattgttaataaacttCAGGATGCTTTTACACAACTTGGTGTATCTATGCAACTTGATTTACCACAAATTGCTGTTGTTGGTGGACAAAGTGCTGGTAAAAGTTcagtacttgaaaattttgttggAAA agatTTTCTGCCAAGAGGATCTGGAATCGTCACGAGACGACCATTGATTTTACAACTCATCAACAGTATCACTG aaTCAGCTGAATTTCTTCAttgtaaaggaaaaaaatttgttgattttgatgaagtaagaaaagaaattgaagCTGAAACAGACAGAGTTACTGGAAATAATAAAGGAATATCAAATATTCCAATAAATTTACGTGTTTATTCACCAAATGTATTGAATTTAACACTTATTGATTTACCTGGTTTGACTAAAGTACCAATTGGTGATCAACCAGCTGACattgaaaatcaaataaaagccatgatatttcaatttatcagaaaagataattgtttaatattagcTGTAACACCAGCAAATACTGATTTAGCTAATAGTGATGCACTTAAACTTGCCAAGGAAGTTGATCCTcaag GTGTAAGAACAATTGGTGTTATAACAAAATTGGATTTGATGGATGAAGGTACAGATGCACGTGAtattttggaaaataaattattgccaTTAAGACGAGGCTATATTGGTGTTGTTAATCGTAGTCAAAAAGATATTGAAGGAagaaaagatattaaaaatgcacTTGCTgctgaaagaaaatttttccttAGTCATCCATCTTATCGACATCTTGCTGATAGACTTGGTACACCATTTTTACAACGTgcattaaatcaacaattaacaAATCACATACGTGATACATTACCAGCATTACGTGATCGATTACAAAAACAACAGCTTACACTTGAAAAAGATGTTGAacaatataaacattttagacCTGATGATCCAGCCATTAAAACAAAAGCAATGTTACA aatgaTTCAACAGCTTCAGTCAGATTTTGAAAGAACAATTGAAGGTTCTGGCTCAGCCCAGATAAATACAATGGAATTAAGTGGTGGTGCAAAAATAAATCGATTGTTTCATGAAAGATTTCCATTTGAAATTGTCAAAATGgaatttgatgaaaaagaatTACGAAGAGAAATTGCATTTGCAATCAGAAATATTCAtg gTATTAGGGTTGGTTTATTCACACCTGATATGGCATTTGAAGCAATtgtcaaaaaacaaattgatcgTCTCAAAGAACCAAGTCTAAAATGTGTTGATCTAGTCGTGCAAGAACTCAGCAATGTAGTACGCATTTGTACTGATCGA atgGCACGCTATCCAAGATTACGAGAAGAAACTGAGAGAATAATAACAAGCTATGTAAGACAACGTGATCAATTGTGCAAGGAACAACTGGTCCTCTTGGTTGATTGTGAACTTGCATATATGAATACTAATCATGAAGATTTTATTGGATTTGCCAA CGCGGCGGCCAGTATCTATAACGCAAG tGCTCAACAATCATCAGAAAATGCTGTTAAAGCTGGTCGACATACACTTGGTAATCAAGTCATACGCAAGGGTTATATGTGTATTCATAATTTGGGTATTATGAAAGGTGGATCAAGAGATTATTGGTTTGTCTTGACATCTGAGAGTATTTCATGGTTTAAAGATGAAGAa gaacgtgaaaaaaaatatatgctaCCACTTGATGGATTAAAACTTCGTGATCTTGAACAAGGTTTTATGTCACGACGACATTTATTTGCATTATTTAATCCAGAAGGACGAAATGTTTATAAAGACTATAAACAACTTGAATTGAGTTGTGAGACTCAGGATGATGTTGATTCATGGAAGGCTTCATTTCTCAGAGCTGGTGTTTATCCAGAAAAAGCAACAGAGTCAGCCAACGGTGATGgcgag GAAGGATATGag ggTGGATCTGAAGCACAATCATCAATGGATCCACAATTGGAACGACAAGTTGAAACAATAAGAAATTTAGTTGATTCttatatgaaaattgttaCAAAAACAACACGTGATCTTGTACCAAAAACAATTAtgcatttaattataaataatgctAAAGATTTTATAAATGGTGAATTATTGGCACATCTTTATGCAAGTGGTGATCAA tcatCAATGATGGAAGAATCACAAGAAGAAGCCCAAAAACGTGAAGAAATGTTACGAATGTATCATGCATGCAAAGAAGCACTTCGAATAATTGGTGACGTATCAATGGCAACTGTAACAACACCAGTACCACCACCAGTCAAAAATGATTGGCTTGCATCGGCAGAAAATCCAAG TTACGG ATTATCACCACCATCACCTGGTGGACCAAGACGAGGAGTTAGTCAACCACCAGCACCAGCAAGTGCACGTGCACCACCACCAGTACCAGGTGGTGGAAGACCAGCACCAGCAATTCCAAATAGACCTGGACCTGGTGGTGCACCACCACCACGTGGACAAGGTGGAGCTTTACCACCACCACTCATTCCATc TCGTGGTGGCCTGCAACAGAGAGTGACACAGGCAGCAACACAAGCCGCTGCAAATGCTGCTGTGAACGAGTTAATGGATGCATTCCGgatcaa gCGACCAGTACCCAATATTCCTCCCCGAATTCCCGACAGACCGTATTCAGGCCGACTTAATTGA
- the LOC122855400 gene encoding dynamin isoform X4 — protein MAGNSGMEQLIPIVNKLQDAFTQLGVSMQLDLPQIAVVGGQSAGKSSVLENFVGKDFLPRGSGIVTRRPLILQLINSITESAEFLHCKGKKFVDFDEVRKEIEAETDRVTGNNKGISNIPINLRVYSPNVLNLTLIDLPGLTKVPIGDQPADIENQIKAMIFQFIRKDNCLILAVTPANTDLANSDALKLAKEVDPQGVRTIGVITKLDLMDEGTDARDILENKLLPLRRGYIGVVNRSQKDIEGRKDIKNALAAERKFFLSHPSYRHLADRLGTPFLQRALNQQLTNHIRDTLPALRDRLQKQQLTLEKDVEQYKHFRPDDPAIKTKAMLQMIQQLQSDFERTIEGSGSAQINTMELSGGAKINRLFHERFPFEIVKMEFDEKELRREIAFAIRNIHGIRVGLFTPDMAFEAIVKKQIDRLKEPSLKCVDLVVQELSNVVRICTDRMARYPRLREETERIITSYVRQRDQLCKEQLVLLVDCELAYMNTNHEDFIGFANAAASIYNASAQQSSENAVKAGRHTLGNQVIRKGYMCIHNLGIMKGGSRDYWFVLTSESISWFKDEEEREKKYMLPLDGLKLRDLEQGFMSRRHLFALFNPEGRNVYKDYKQLELSCETQDDVDSWKASFLRAGVYPEKATESANGDGEGGSEAQSSMDPQLERQVETIRNLVDSYMKIVTKTTRDLVPKTIMHLIINNAKDFINGELLAHLYASGDQSSMMEESQEEAQKREEMLRMYHACKEALRIIGDVSMATVTTPVPPPVKNDWLASAENPSYGLSPPSPGGPRRGVSQPPAPASARAPPPVPGGGRPAPAIPNRPGPGGAPPPRGQGGALPPPLIPSRGGLQQRVTQAATQAAANAAVNELMDAFRIKRPVPNIPPRIPDRPYSGRLN, from the exons atggCTGGTAATTCTGGTATGGAGCAATTGAtaccaattgttaataaacttCAGGATGCTTTTACACAACTTGGTGTATCTATGCAACTTGATTTACCACAAATTGCTGTTGTTGGTGGACAAAGTGCTGGTAAAAGTTcagtacttgaaaattttgttggAAA agatTTTCTGCCAAGAGGATCTGGAATCGTCACGAGACGACCATTGATTTTACAACTCATCAACAGTATCACTG aaTCAGCTGAATTTCTTCAttgtaaaggaaaaaaatttgttgattttgatgaagtaagaaaagaaattgaagCTGAAACAGACAGAGTTACTGGAAATAATAAAGGAATATCAAATATTCCAATAAATTTACGTGTTTATTCACCAAATGTATTGAATTTAACACTTATTGATTTACCTGGTTTGACTAAAGTACCAATTGGTGATCAACCAGCTGACattgaaaatcaaataaaagccatgatatttcaatttatcagaaaagataattgtttaatattagcTGTAACACCAGCAAATACTGATTTAGCTAATAGTGATGCACTTAAACTTGCCAAGGAAGTTGATCCTcaag GTGTAAGAACAATTGGTGTTATAACAAAATTGGATTTGATGGATGAAGGTACAGATGCACGTGAtattttggaaaataaattattgccaTTAAGACGAGGCTATATTGGTGTTGTTAATCGTAGTCAAAAAGATATTGAAGGAagaaaagatattaaaaatgcacTTGCTgctgaaagaaaatttttccttAGTCATCCATCTTATCGACATCTTGCTGATAGACTTGGTACACCATTTTTACAACGTgcattaaatcaacaattaacaAATCACATACGTGATACATTACCAGCATTACGTGATCGATTACAAAAACAACAGCTTACACTTGAAAAAGATGTTGAacaatataaacattttagacCTGATGATCCAGCCATTAAAACAAAAGCAATGTTACA aatgaTTCAACAGCTTCAGTCAGATTTTGAAAGAACAATTGAAGGTTCTGGCTCAGCCCAGATAAATACAATGGAATTAAGTGGTGGTGCAAAAATAAATCGATTGTTTCATGAAAGATTTCCATTTGAAATTGTCAAAATGgaatttgatgaaaaagaatTACGAAGAGAAATTGCATTTGCAATCAGAAATATTCAtg gTATTAGGGTTGGTTTATTCACACCTGATATGGCATTTGAAGCAATtgtcaaaaaacaaattgatcgTCTCAAAGAACCAAGTCTAAAATGTGTTGATCTAGTCGTGCAAGAACTCAGCAATGTAGTACGCATTTGTACTGATCGA atgGCACGCTATCCAAGATTACGAGAAGAAACTGAGAGAATAATAACAAGCTATGTAAGACAACGTGATCAATTGTGCAAGGAACAACTGGTCCTCTTGGTTGATTGTGAACTTGCATATATGAATACTAATCATGAAGATTTTATTGGATTTGCCAA CGCGGCGGCCAGTATCTATAACGCAAG tGCTCAACAATCATCAGAAAATGCTGTTAAAGCTGGTCGACATACACTTGGTAATCAAGTCATACGCAAGGGTTATATGTGTATTCATAATTTGGGTATTATGAAAGGTGGATCAAGAGATTATTGGTTTGTCTTGACATCTGAGAGTATTTCATGGTTTAAAGATGAAGAa gaacgtgaaaaaaaatatatgctaCCACTTGATGGATTAAAACTTCGTGATCTTGAACAAGGTTTTATGTCACGACGACATTTATTTGCATTATTTAATCCAGAAGGACGAAATGTTTATAAAGACTATAAACAACTTGAATTGAGTTGTGAGACTCAGGATGATGTTGATTCATGGAAGGCTTCATTTCTCAGAGCTGGTGTTTATCCAGAAAAAGCAACAGAGTCAGCCAACGGTGATGgcgag ggTGGATCTGAAGCACAATCATCAATGGATCCACAATTGGAACGACAAGTTGAAACAATAAGAAATTTAGTTGATTCttatatgaaaattgttaCAAAAACAACACGTGATCTTGTACCAAAAACAATTAtgcatttaattataaataatgctAAAGATTTTATAAATGGTGAATTATTGGCACATCTTTATGCAAGTGGTGATCAA tcatCAATGATGGAAGAATCACAAGAAGAAGCCCAAAAACGTGAAGAAATGTTACGAATGTATCATGCATGCAAAGAAGCACTTCGAATAATTGGTGACGTATCAATGGCAACTGTAACAACACCAGTACCACCACCAGTCAAAAATGATTGGCTTGCATCGGCAGAAAATCCAAG TTACGG ATTATCACCACCATCACCTGGTGGACCAAGACGAGGAGTTAGTCAACCACCAGCACCAGCAAGTGCACGTGCACCACCACCAGTACCAGGTGGTGGAAGACCAGCACCAGCAATTCCAAATAGACCTGGACCTGGTGGTGCACCACCACCACGTGGACAAGGTGGAGCTTTACCACCACCACTCATTCCATc TCGTGGTGGCCTGCAACAGAGAGTGACACAGGCAGCAACACAAGCCGCTGCAAATGCTGCTGTGAACGAGTTAATGGATGCATTCCGgatcaa gCGACCAGTACCCAATATTCCTCCCCGAATTCCCGACAGACCGTATTCAGGCCGACTTAATTGA
- the LOC122855400 gene encoding dynamin isoform X7: MAGNSGMEQLIPIVNKLQDAFTQLGVSMQLDLPQIAVVGGQSAGKSSVLENFVGKDFLPRGSGIVTRRPLILQLINSITESAEFLHCKGKKFVDFDEVRKEIEAETDRVTGNNKGISNIPINLRVYSPNVLNLTLIDLPGLTKVPIGDQPADIENQIKAMIFQFIRKDNCLILAVTPANTDLANSDALKLAKEVDPQGVRTIGVITKLDLMDEGTDARDILENKLLPLRRGYIGVVNRSQKDIEGRKDIKNALAAERKFFLSHPSYRHLADRLGTPFLQRALNQQLTNHIRDTLPALRDRLQKQQLTLEKDVEQYKHFRPDDPAIKTKAMLQMIQQLQSDFERTIEGSGSAQINTMELSGGAKINRLFHERFPFEIVKMEFDEKELRREIAFAIRNIHGIRVGLFTPDMAFEAIVKKQIDRLKEPSLKCVDLVVQELSNVVRICTDRMARYPRLREETERIITSYVRQRDQLCKEQLVLLVDCELAYMNTNHEDFIGFANAQQSSENAVKAGRHTLGNQVIRKGYMCIHNLGIMKGGSRDYWFVLTSESISWFKDEEEREKKYMLPLDGLKLRDLEQGFMSRRHLFALFNPEGRNVYKDYKQLELSCETQDDVDSWKASFLRAGVYPEKATESANGDGEEGYEGGSEAQSSMDPQLERQVETIRNLVDSYMKIVTKTTRDLVPKTIMHLIINNAKDFINGELLAHLYASGDQSSMMEESQEEAQKREEMLRMYHACKEALRIIGDVSMATVTTPVPPPVKNDWLASAENPRLSPPSPGGPRRGVSQPPAPASARAPPPVPGGGRPAPAIPNRPGPGGAPPPRGQGGALPPPLIPSRGGLQQRVTQAATQAAANAAVNELMDAFRIKRPVPNIPPRIPDRPYSGRLN, translated from the exons atggCTGGTAATTCTGGTATGGAGCAATTGAtaccaattgttaataaacttCAGGATGCTTTTACACAACTTGGTGTATCTATGCAACTTGATTTACCACAAATTGCTGTTGTTGGTGGACAAAGTGCTGGTAAAAGTTcagtacttgaaaattttgttggAAA agatTTTCTGCCAAGAGGATCTGGAATCGTCACGAGACGACCATTGATTTTACAACTCATCAACAGTATCACTG aaTCAGCTGAATTTCTTCAttgtaaaggaaaaaaatttgttgattttgatgaagtaagaaaagaaattgaagCTGAAACAGACAGAGTTACTGGAAATAATAAAGGAATATCAAATATTCCAATAAATTTACGTGTTTATTCACCAAATGTATTGAATTTAACACTTATTGATTTACCTGGTTTGACTAAAGTACCAATTGGTGATCAACCAGCTGACattgaaaatcaaataaaagccatgatatttcaatttatcagaaaagataattgtttaatattagcTGTAACACCAGCAAATACTGATTTAGCTAATAGTGATGCACTTAAACTTGCCAAGGAAGTTGATCCTcaag GTGTAAGAACAATTGGTGTTATAACAAAATTGGATTTGATGGATGAAGGTACAGATGCACGTGAtattttggaaaataaattattgccaTTAAGACGAGGCTATATTGGTGTTGTTAATCGTAGTCAAAAAGATATTGAAGGAagaaaagatattaaaaatgcacTTGCTgctgaaagaaaatttttccttAGTCATCCATCTTATCGACATCTTGCTGATAGACTTGGTACACCATTTTTACAACGTgcattaaatcaacaattaacaAATCACATACGTGATACATTACCAGCATTACGTGATCGATTACAAAAACAACAGCTTACACTTGAAAAAGATGTTGAacaatataaacattttagacCTGATGATCCAGCCATTAAAACAAAAGCAATGTTACA aatgaTTCAACAGCTTCAGTCAGATTTTGAAAGAACAATTGAAGGTTCTGGCTCAGCCCAGATAAATACAATGGAATTAAGTGGTGGTGCAAAAATAAATCGATTGTTTCATGAAAGATTTCCATTTGAAATTGTCAAAATGgaatttgatgaaaaagaatTACGAAGAGAAATTGCATTTGCAATCAGAAATATTCAtg gTATTAGGGTTGGTTTATTCACACCTGATATGGCATTTGAAGCAATtgtcaaaaaacaaattgatcgTCTCAAAGAACCAAGTCTAAAATGTGTTGATCTAGTCGTGCAAGAACTCAGCAATGTAGTACGCATTTGTACTGATCGA atgGCACGCTATCCAAGATTACGAGAAGAAACTGAGAGAATAATAACAAGCTATGTAAGACAACGTGATCAATTGTGCAAGGAACAACTGGTCCTCTTGGTTGATTGTGAACTTGCATATATGAATACTAATCATGAAGATTTTATTGGATTTGCCAA tGCTCAACAATCATCAGAAAATGCTGTTAAAGCTGGTCGACATACACTTGGTAATCAAGTCATACGCAAGGGTTATATGTGTATTCATAATTTGGGTATTATGAAAGGTGGATCAAGAGATTATTGGTTTGTCTTGACATCTGAGAGTATTTCATGGTTTAAAGATGAAGAa gaacgtgaaaaaaaatatatgctaCCACTTGATGGATTAAAACTTCGTGATCTTGAACAAGGTTTTATGTCACGACGACATTTATTTGCATTATTTAATCCAGAAGGACGAAATGTTTATAAAGACTATAAACAACTTGAATTGAGTTGTGAGACTCAGGATGATGTTGATTCATGGAAGGCTTCATTTCTCAGAGCTGGTGTTTATCCAGAAAAAGCAACAGAGTCAGCCAACGGTGATGgcgag GAAGGATATGag ggTGGATCTGAAGCACAATCATCAATGGATCCACAATTGGAACGACAAGTTGAAACAATAAGAAATTTAGTTGATTCttatatgaaaattgttaCAAAAACAACACGTGATCTTGTACCAAAAACAATTAtgcatttaattataaataatgctAAAGATTTTATAAATGGTGAATTATTGGCACATCTTTATGCAAGTGGTGATCAA tcatCAATGATGGAAGAATCACAAGAAGAAGCCCAAAAACGTGAAGAAATGTTACGAATGTATCATGCATGCAAAGAAGCACTTCGAATAATTGGTGACGTATCAATGGCAACTGTAACAACACCAGTACCACCACCAGTCAAAAATGATTGGCTTGCATCGGCAGAAAATCCAAG ATTATCACCACCATCACCTGGTGGACCAAGACGAGGAGTTAGTCAACCACCAGCACCAGCAAGTGCACGTGCACCACCACCAGTACCAGGTGGTGGAAGACCAGCACCAGCAATTCCAAATAGACCTGGACCTGGTGGTGCACCACCACCACGTGGACAAGGTGGAGCTTTACCACCACCACTCATTCCATc TCGTGGTGGCCTGCAACAGAGAGTGACACAGGCAGCAACACAAGCCGCTGCAAATGCTGCTGTGAACGAGTTAATGGATGCATTCCGgatcaa gCGACCAGTACCCAATATTCCTCCCCGAATTCCCGACAGACCGTATTCAGGCCGACTTAATTGA
- the LOC122855400 gene encoding dynamin isoform X18: MAGNSGMEQLIPIVNKLQDAFTQLGVSMQLDLPQIAVVGGQSAGKSSVLENFVGKDFLPRGSGIVTRRPLILQLINSITESAEFLHCKGKKFVDFDEVRKEIEAETDRVTGNNKGISNIPINLRVYSPNVLNLTLIDLPGLTKVPIGDQPADIENQIKAMIFQFIRKDNCLILAVTPANTDLANSDALKLAKEVDPQGVRTIGVITKLDLMDEGTDARDILENKLLPLRRGYIGVVNRSQKDIEGRKDIKNALAAERKFFLSHPSYRHLADRLGTPFLQRALNQQLTNHIRDTLPALRDRLQKQQLTLEKDVEQYKHFRPDDPAIKTKAMLQMIQQLQSDFERTIEGSGSAQINTMELSGGAKINRLFHERFPFEIVKMEFDEKELRREIAFAIRNIHGIRVGLFTPDMAFEAIVKKQIDRLKEPSLKCVDLVVQELSNVVRICTDRMARYPRLREETERIITSYVRQRDQLCKEQLVLLVDCELAYMNTNHEDFIGFANAAASIYNASAQQSSENAVKAGRHTLGNQVIRKGYMCIHNLGIMKGGSRDYWFVLTSESISWFKDEEEREKKYMLPLDGLKLRDLEQGFMSRRHLFALFNPEGRNVYKDYKQLELSCETQDDVDSWKASFLRAGVYPEKATESANGDGEGGSEAQSSMDPQLERQVETIRNLVDSYMKIVTKTTRDLVPKTIMHLIINNAKDFINGELLAHLYASGDQSSMMEESQEEAQKREEMLRMYHACKEALRIIGDVSMATVTTPVPPPVKNDWLASAENPRLSPPSPGGPRRGVSQPPAPASARAPPPVPGGGRPAPAIPNRPGPGGAPPPRGQGGALPPPLIPSK; this comes from the exons atggCTGGTAATTCTGGTATGGAGCAATTGAtaccaattgttaataaacttCAGGATGCTTTTACACAACTTGGTGTATCTATGCAACTTGATTTACCACAAATTGCTGTTGTTGGTGGACAAAGTGCTGGTAAAAGTTcagtacttgaaaattttgttggAAA agatTTTCTGCCAAGAGGATCTGGAATCGTCACGAGACGACCATTGATTTTACAACTCATCAACAGTATCACTG aaTCAGCTGAATTTCTTCAttgtaaaggaaaaaaatttgttgattttgatgaagtaagaaaagaaattgaagCTGAAACAGACAGAGTTACTGGAAATAATAAAGGAATATCAAATATTCCAATAAATTTACGTGTTTATTCACCAAATGTATTGAATTTAACACTTATTGATTTACCTGGTTTGACTAAAGTACCAATTGGTGATCAACCAGCTGACattgaaaatcaaataaaagccatgatatttcaatttatcagaaaagataattgtttaatattagcTGTAACACCAGCAAATACTGATTTAGCTAATAGTGATGCACTTAAACTTGCCAAGGAAGTTGATCCTcaag GTGTAAGAACAATTGGTGTTATAACAAAATTGGATTTGATGGATGAAGGTACAGATGCACGTGAtattttggaaaataaattattgccaTTAAGACGAGGCTATATTGGTGTTGTTAATCGTAGTCAAAAAGATATTGAAGGAagaaaagatattaaaaatgcacTTGCTgctgaaagaaaatttttccttAGTCATCCATCTTATCGACATCTTGCTGATAGACTTGGTACACCATTTTTACAACGTgcattaaatcaacaattaacaAATCACATACGTGATACATTACCAGCATTACGTGATCGATTACAAAAACAACAGCTTACACTTGAAAAAGATGTTGAacaatataaacattttagacCTGATGATCCAGCCATTAAAACAAAAGCAATGTTACA aatgaTTCAACAGCTTCAGTCAGATTTTGAAAGAACAATTGAAGGTTCTGGCTCAGCCCAGATAAATACAATGGAATTAAGTGGTGGTGCAAAAATAAATCGATTGTTTCATGAAAGATTTCCATTTGAAATTGTCAAAATGgaatttgatgaaaaagaatTACGAAGAGAAATTGCATTTGCAATCAGAAATATTCAtg gTATTAGGGTTGGTTTATTCACACCTGATATGGCATTTGAAGCAATtgtcaaaaaacaaattgatcgTCTCAAAGAACCAAGTCTAAAATGTGTTGATCTAGTCGTGCAAGAACTCAGCAATGTAGTACGCATTTGTACTGATCGA atgGCACGCTATCCAAGATTACGAGAAGAAACTGAGAGAATAATAACAAGCTATGTAAGACAACGTGATCAATTGTGCAAGGAACAACTGGTCCTCTTGGTTGATTGTGAACTTGCATATATGAATACTAATCATGAAGATTTTATTGGATTTGCCAA CGCGGCGGCCAGTATCTATAACGCAAG tGCTCAACAATCATCAGAAAATGCTGTTAAAGCTGGTCGACATACACTTGGTAATCAAGTCATACGCAAGGGTTATATGTGTATTCATAATTTGGGTATTATGAAAGGTGGATCAAGAGATTATTGGTTTGTCTTGACATCTGAGAGTATTTCATGGTTTAAAGATGAAGAa gaacgtgaaaaaaaatatatgctaCCACTTGATGGATTAAAACTTCGTGATCTTGAACAAGGTTTTATGTCACGACGACATTTATTTGCATTATTTAATCCAGAAGGACGAAATGTTTATAAAGACTATAAACAACTTGAATTGAGTTGTGAGACTCAGGATGATGTTGATTCATGGAAGGCTTCATTTCTCAGAGCTGGTGTTTATCCAGAAAAAGCAACAGAGTCAGCCAACGGTGATGgcgag ggTGGATCTGAAGCACAATCATCAATGGATCCACAATTGGAACGACAAGTTGAAACAATAAGAAATTTAGTTGATTCttatatgaaaattgttaCAAAAACAACACGTGATCTTGTACCAAAAACAATTAtgcatttaattataaataatgctAAAGATTTTATAAATGGTGAATTATTGGCACATCTTTATGCAAGTGGTGATCAA tcatCAATGATGGAAGAATCACAAGAAGAAGCCCAAAAACGTGAAGAAATGTTACGAATGTATCATGCATGCAAAGAAGCACTTCGAATAATTGGTGACGTATCAATGGCAACTGTAACAACACCAGTACCACCACCAGTCAAAAATGATTGGCTTGCATCGGCAGAAAATCCAAG ATTATCACCACCATCACCTGGTGGACCAAGACGAGGAGTTAGTCAACCACCAGCACCAGCAAGTGCACGTGCACCACCACCAGTACCAGGTGGTGGAAGACCAGCACCAGCAATTCCAAATAGACCTGGACCTGGTGGTGCACCACCACCACGTGGACAAGGTGGAGCTTTACCACCACCACTCATTCCATc taaataa